The DNA region TCGTGCCCCGCCGCCGCCGGCCCCGCTTTCTGGGCCGCTCGCGCGTCTGGGAGGGGGGGGTGGTGGCGATCGCGGCGGTCGTGGCCGCCCCGATCCTGGTGGTGCTCGCGAGCGTCGTCGCGCCGACCGGCGACGTGTGGCGGCACCTGGCGACGACGGTGCTACCCGACTACGTCCGCAACTCGCTGGCGTTGATGGGGGGCGTGGGCGCCGGCACGCTGGTGCTGGGGGTGGGGGCGGCGTGGCTGGTGACGATGACCGACGTGCCGGGTCGGCGGACGTTCGAGTGGGCGTTGCTGTTGCCGATGGCGATCCCGGCGTACATCCTGGCGTACGCCTACACCGACTTCCTGCAGGTCTCGGGGCCGCTGCAGACGTGGTTGCGCGACGTGACGGGGTTGGGGTTGAGCGAGCTGCGGCTGCCGCGCGTGCGGTCGCTCGGGGGGGCGACGGCGATGCTGACGTTGGCGCTGTACCCGTACGTGTACCTGCTGACGCGCAGCGCCTTCCTGGAGCAGTCGGCGTCGGTGCTGGAGGCGTCGCGCAGCTTGGGGCGGGGGGCGTGGGCGAGCTTCGCGCGGGTCAGCCTGCCGTTGGCGCGGCCCGGCATCGCGGCCGGCGTGGCGCTGGCGTTGATGGAGACCCTCGCGGACTTCGGGACGGTGGAGTACTTCGGGGTCGTGACGTTCACGACCGGGATCTACCGCACCTGGTTCGGGTTGGGGGAGCGGGCGGCGGCGGCGCAGTTGGCGGCGTTGCTGCTGGCGTTCGTGCTGGTCCTCATCCTGCTCGAGCGGGGGTTGGGGCGGCGGCCGGACGCCGCGCCCCCCACCAGCCGCTTCCGGCCGCTGGCGCGCTACCCGCTGCAGGGGCTGCGCGCGGCCGGGGCGGCGGCGTTCCTGACGCTGCCGATCGTGCTGGGGTTCGTGCTGCCGGCCGGCATCCTGGTGGCGTTGGCGCTGGACGCGCCGGCCGGGATCGGGGCGGACGTGTTCGTCTACCTGCGCAACACGGTCGTGGTGGCGCTCGTCACCGCCGTCGCGACGCTCGCGGTGGCGTTGCTGCTGGCGTACGGGCGGCGCCTGCGCCCGAGCCCGGTGGTGCGGGCCGGGACGCGGGTGGCGGCGATGGGGTACGCGGTGCCGGGCTCGGTGATCGCGGTCGGGGTGCTGCTGCCGCTGGGGTGGCTCGACGGCCGCATCGATGCGGCGGCGGAGGCGGTGTTCGGGGTGGGGCCGGGCCTGCTGCTGAGCGGCACGATCCTGGGGTTGGTGTTCGCGTACCTGGTGCGTTTCCTGGCGGTGGCGTACGGGGGGATCGAGGCGAGCCTGCAGAAGATCACGGTGAACATGGACGACGCGGCGCGCGGTTTGGGGCGGCGGGGCCTGGCGACGCTGGCGACGGTGCACCTGCCGCTCCTGCGGGGGAGCCTGTTGACGGCGGCGTTGCTGGTGATCGTGGACGTGATGAAGGAGCTGCCGGCGACGTTGATCGTGCGGCCGTTCGACTTCGACACGTTGGCGGTGCGGGTGTACCGCCTGGCGTCCGACGAGCGCCTGCGGGAGGCGGCGCCGGGCGCGCTGGCGATCGCGGCGGTGGGGCTGGTGCCGGTGGTCGTCTTGAGCGTCGCGATCGCGCGGAGTCGACGCGACGGCGGGGGGCGCTGAGGCCCCCCGCCGGGTGTCGGGCGTGCGTCGCCGTCGGGGGCGTCAGCGCCAGCCGACGCGGTCGAAGATGCGGACCGCTTCGGGGTTGTTCTCCCCGTACGTGACGACGTTCACGGCGTCGCTGACGAAGTCGCCGAGGCCGGCGGCGGCGTCGCTGGGGGTGGCGCCGTCGAGCATCGGGAACTCGTTGTTGCTGGCGGCGAACGCCTCCTGCGCCTCCTCGCTCACGAGGAACTCGAGGAGCGCCCGGCCGTTGTCGGGGTTGGGGGCGGTGGCGACGAGGCCGCCGCCGCTGACGTTGACGTGCGCGCCGCGACCGTCCTGGTTGGGGTAGACGAAGCGGACGGCGTCGGCGACCTCGGCGTCCCCGGCGTCGTCGGAGGCGATGAGGCGCGAGAGGTAGTAGTGGTTGACGACGGCGACGTCGCACTCGCCGGCGGCGACGGCGCGGATCTGGTCGGTGTCGCCGCCCTGCGGCGGGCGCGCCATGTTGGCGTTCACGCCGGCCGCCCAGGCTTCGGCGGCGTCGGCGCCGACCGATTCGATGAGGCTAGCGACGAGCGACTGGTTGTAGATGTTGCTCGAGCTGCGGATGCAGACGCGGCCCTCCCACGCGGGGTCGGCGAGCGCCTCGTAGGTGGTGATGGCGCCGGGCTCGACGCGCTCGACGCTGGTGACGAGGCCGCGGACGCGTTGCGTGAGACCGAACCAGAGGCCGTCCGGGTGCAGGAAGGCGTCGGGCACGGCGGCCTCGACGACGTCGCTGTCGATGGGCTGGAGGAGGCCGGCCTGCTCGGCGCGCCAGAGGCGGCCGGCGTCGACGGTGAGGAAGACGTCGGCGGGGCCGGCGTCGCCCTCGCTCTGCATGCGGGCGATGAGTTCGTCGCTGTCGCCCTCGATGATGCGGACCTCGATACCGGTGGCGGCTTCGAAGCGTTCGTAGAGGGCTTCGTCGGTGGCGTAGTGGCGGGCGGTGTAGACGTTGACGACGTCGCTTTGCGCCAGCGCGACGCCGAACGCGAGGGCGAGGGTCGTCAGTAGGGCGGCCAGCGCGCCGGCCCTCGGCGTGAGGGGTCGGGGGTCGGGCATGGTCGTACCTTCCTTCCTGAATGCGGCGCCGTGCGCCGCGGCCTCCGTGCCGCGCCGGATCCGGGGGCCCACCGAATCCGGAGTGGTTCACTCGGCATTAGGCAAGATACCGACCCGGGACGCCCGGGTCAATACCCGAGCGAAGAACTCGGAATTGCTCCGAATTCCCTGCTGGACGGGGTTCAGCGGATCGCTTCGAGGAACTCCTGGCGGGTGCGCGGGTCGTCGCGGAAGGCGCCGCGCATCGCCGTCGTCCGGGTGCTCGACCCCTGCTTCTCCACGCCGCGCATCATCATGCAGAGGTGGCTGGCCTCGGTGACGACCGCCAAGCCGGTCGGCTGCAGCGTCGCCTCGAGCGCGTCGGCGATCTGCAGCGTCATCCGCTCCTGCACCTGCATGCGGCGCGCGAAGACGTCGACGACCCGCGCGAACTTGCTGAGGCCCAGGATCGTCCGGTCGGGGATGTAGGCGATGTGGGCGTGCCCGAAGAAGGGCAGCATGTGGTGCTCGCAGAGCGAGTAGAACTCGATGTTCTTCACGACCACCATCTCCGAGCCCTCGGCGTCGAACAGCGCGCCGTTGACGACGTCCTCGACCGAGGCCTGGTAGCCGCTCGTCAGGAAGCGCAGCGAGCGCTCCACCCGGCCCGGCGTCGCGACGAGCCCCTCGCGGGACACGTCCTCGCCGAGGCCGGTGATCAGCTCGCCCACGAGGGGTTCGAGGGTGGTTTCGCCGACCTCGTCGAAGTCGTCGGGGGCGGCGGGGTTCACGGGGTGCGATGGGTCGCGCATGGGTGCCTTTCCTCGGCGACGTCCCGGGGCACCGCGCCGCGGGTTCGGCGTCGGCGGGACGGGCCACGTGCGCGCAGACGCTACGCCCCCCGGCCCCCCGGTACCGTATCGCCCGGAACGCTCTACGCATCCCGTGCTAGCGTCACGGCCCGTGCGACGCGAACAACGCGACCCGAACGCGACCACCCTGCAGGCCACCGTCACCACCGTCGAGCGCGAGGACGGCGCGACGTGGGTCACGCTGTCCGACAGCCTCGTCTACCCCACGTCCGGCGGGCAGCCGCACGACCGCGCCACGTTGACGCACGCCGGCGGGCGCGCCGACGTCGTCGACGCCGTCCTCCCGCCCGGCGCGGAGGTCACCCCCGACGGCGCCCCCTCCCCGGTCCGCCACCGGCTCGAGGGCGCCCTCCCGCGCGAGGGGGACGCGGTCGAGCTCGTCCTCGACGTCGACCGCCGCCGCCGCCATCGCGAACGACACTCCGCGCAGCACCTGCTCAGCCGGGCGCTGCTGCACCAGGACCCGGCGTTCACCACCGAAGCGGTGTCGCTCGCCTCCGCCGACGCGACGATCGACGTCGCCGGCGAACCGGACGCGGCCGCGCTGCGCGCCGCGCTCGCCCTCGCCCGGACCTGGGCCCGCGCGAACCTCGAGGTCACCGCCTTCGAGGTCGACGAGGCCGACCTGGGCGCCCTCCCCCTCCGCCGCACCCCGAAGGTGCGCGGCACCGTCCGGCTGGTGCGGATGGGCGACGTCGAGCTGGCCGCCTGCGGCGGAACGCACGTCGTGCGCACCGCGGAGGTCCTGCCGCTGCTGGGGCTCCCCCCGCAGCGGGTCAAGGGCGGGCTCGTACGCCTCGCCTTCCGCGCGGGGCGCGACGCGACCGACCTGGCGCAGGCGACGCTCGACGACGCGCACGCCCTCGCCCGCGCGTTCAGCGCGGCGCCGGCCGACCTCCCCGAGCGCGTCGCGCAGCTCCGCGCCGACGCGAAGGCCGCAGCGCGCGCCGCCGACGCCGCCCGCGCCGACTGGGCCGCCGGCGCGGCGCGCGCAGGCCGCGACCCGCGCGGCATCCGCCACCTCGCATCCGCCCCCGAC from Trueperaceae bacterium includes:
- a CDS encoding iron ABC transporter permease, producing the protein MPRRRRPRFLGRSRVWEGGVVAIAAVVAAPILVVLASVVAPTGDVWRHLATTVLPDYVRNSLALMGGVGAGTLVLGVGAAWLVTMTDVPGRRTFEWALLLPMAIPAYILAYAYTDFLQVSGPLQTWLRDVTGLGLSELRLPRVRSLGGATAMLTLALYPYVYLLTRSAFLEQSASVLEASRSLGRGAWASFARVSLPLARPGIAAGVALALMETLADFGTVEYFGVVTFTTGIYRTWFGLGERAAAAQLAALLLAFVLVLILLERGLGRRPDAAPPTSRFRPLARYPLQGLRAAGAAAFLTLPIVLGFVLPAGILVALALDAPAGIGADVFVYLRNTVVVALVTAVATLAVALLLAYGRRLRPSPVVRAGTRVAAMGYAVPGSVIAVGVLLPLGWLDGRIDAAAEAVFGVGPGLLLSGTILGLVFAYLVRFLAVAYGGIEASLQKITVNMDDAARGLGRRGLATLATVHLPLLRGSLLTAALLVIVDVMKELPATLIVRPFDFDTLAVRVYRLASDERLREAAPGALAIAAVGLVPVVVLSVAIARSRRDGGGR
- a CDS encoding Fe(3+) ABC transporter substrate-binding protein — its product is MPDPRPLTPRAGALAALLTTLALAFGVALAQSDVVNVYTARHYATDEALYERFEAATGIEVRIIEGDSDELIARMQSEGDAGPADVFLTVDAGRLWRAEQAGLLQPIDSDVVEAAVPDAFLHPDGLWFGLTQRVRGLVTSVERVEPGAITTYEALADPAWEGRVCIRSSSNIYNQSLVASLIESVGADAAEAWAAGVNANMARPPQGGDTDQIRAVAAGECDVAVVNHYYLSRLIASDDAGDAEVADAVRFVYPNQDGRGAHVNVSGGGLVATAPNPDNGRALLEFLVSEEAQEAFAASNNEFPMLDGATPSDAAAGLGDFVSDAVNVVTYGENNPEAVRIFDRVGWR
- the folE gene encoding GTP cyclohydrolase I FolE, coding for MRDPSHPVNPAAPDDFDEVGETTLEPLVGELITGLGEDVSREGLVATPGRVERSLRFLTSGYQASVEDVVNGALFDAEGSEMVVVKNIEFYSLCEHHMLPFFGHAHIAYIPDRTILGLSKFARVVDVFARRMQVQERMTLQIADALEATLQPTGLAVVTEASHLCMMMRGVEKQGSSTRTTAMRGAFRDDPRTRQEFLEAIR